One Vigna unguiculata cultivar IT97K-499-35 chromosome 7, ASM411807v1, whole genome shotgun sequence genomic region harbors:
- the LOC114189765 gene encoding uncharacterized protein LOC114189765 isoform X1 gives MPIQLGQSLLLYILLAVIFILGASMWLTRSGVVDSLLNRGGGEQSAKGLKVRARQVTKSFNNEGNGKQNLDNASIICDGPSEATNLLTALFQFIIYLVRGGKYKADGGHKSK, from the exons ATGCCAATTCAGCTCGGTCAGAGTCTCCTTCTCTATATTCTGTTGGCTGTCATCTTCATCTTGGGTGCTTCCATGTGGCTAACAAG ATCGGGAGTAGTCGATTCATTACTTAATCGTGGTGGAGGGGAACAAAGCGCTAAAGGCCTGAAAGTTCGCGCTCGACAAGTTACCAAGTCGTTCAACAATGAAGGAAACGGCAAACAAAATCTTGACAATGCTTCCATTATCTG TGATGGCCCAAGTGAAGCAACCAACCTTTTGACtgctttatttcaatttattatatacttAGTTCGAGGTGGAAAGTATAAAGCTGATGGTGGACATAAAAGCAAATGA
- the LOC114189765 gene encoding uncharacterized protein LOC114189765 isoform X2: MPIQLGQSLLLYILLAVIFILGASMWLTRSGVVDSLLNRGGGEQSAKGLKVRARQVTKSFNNEGNGKQNLDNASIICSRWKV, from the exons ATGCCAATTCAGCTCGGTCAGAGTCTCCTTCTCTATATTCTGTTGGCTGTCATCTTCATCTTGGGTGCTTCCATGTGGCTAACAAG ATCGGGAGTAGTCGATTCATTACTTAATCGTGGTGGAGGGGAACAAAGCGCTAAAGGCCTGAAAGTTCGCGCTCGACAAGTTACCAAGTCGTTCAACAATGAAGGAAACGGCAAACAAAATCTTGACAATGCTTCCATTATCTG TTCGAGGTGGAAAGTATAA